One genomic region from Bacillus sp. SLBN-46 encodes:
- a CDS encoding DUF3189 family protein → MIYIYNDYGGTHTTSLATAYHLKQLPQSERKLTTEEILNVKYFNKLTKEDFGKLIFHGIDEEGHSVYSIGRKRNKYVVPAMKAMSLLLQEKFKFDEKIVFSNTSPTVPFAMSMGGFFSRGLHIDFIGVPLLVIGAKQCCDNIYRLVENTKEIGKTNFSEKVIILENEMYK, encoded by the coding sequence ATGATTTATATTTATAATGATTATGGCGGGACACATACGACTTCATTGGCTACGGCCTATCACTTAAAGCAGTTACCTCAATCTGAACGGAAACTAACAACGGAAGAAATTTTAAATGTGAAATATTTCAACAAATTAACAAAGGAGGATTTTGGAAAGCTCATTTTCCACGGAATTGATGAGGAAGGCCACTCCGTTTATTCGATTGGACGGAAAAGAAATAAATATGTTGTTCCAGCAATGAAAGCTATGAGTTTATTATTACAAGAGAAATTTAAATTTGATGAAAAAATTGTATTTTCCAACACTTCACCAACCGTGCCCTTTGCTATGTCAATGGGAGGCTTTTTTTCTAGAGGTTTACATATTGATTTTATTGGCGTTCCATTATTAGTGATAGGTGCCAAACAGTGCTGCGATAATATTTATCGGTTAGTAGAAAATACAAAAGAAATTGGTAAGACCAATTTTTCTGAGAAAGTGATTATATTGGAAAATGAAATGTATAAGTAG
- a CDS encoding cytidine deaminase, producing the protein MVKLELIQEANKAREFAYVPYSNFKVGAALLTKDGQVFHGCNIENAAYSMTNCAERTALFKAYSEGVTQFDSLVVVADTEGPVSPCGACRQVISELCDPEMEVVLTNLRGDVQKIQVRDLLPGAFSPKDLQK; encoded by the coding sequence ATGGTAAAGTTAGAACTTATTCAAGAAGCGAATAAAGCAAGAGAGTTTGCCTATGTGCCATATTCAAATTTCAAAGTGGGTGCAGCCTTATTAACAAAAGATGGTCAGGTTTTTCACGGTTGTAACATTGAGAATGCAGCTTACAGCATGACGAACTGTGCTGAACGAACAGCTTTGTTTAAAGCTTACTCAGAGGGTGTTACCCAATTTGATTCACTAGTAGTTGTAGCTGATACAGAGGGACCTGTTTCTCCTTGTGGGGCTTGCCGTCAGGTGATTTCTGAGTTATGTGACCCTGAAATGGAAGTTGTTCTTACAAATTTAAGAGGCGATGTCCAAAAAATTCAAGTAAGAGACCTACTTCCAGGGGCATTTTCTCCAAAAGATTTACAAAAGTAA
- a CDS encoding DUF1427 family protein — MKDVIMALIAGLIVGMLFKFLKLPLPAPPVFSAVVGVFGVYFWWYRFRLDYKVNSTLKFPGGE, encoded by the coding sequence ATGAAAGATGTTATTATGGCATTAATTGCTGGTTTAATTGTTGGTATGCTATTTAAGTTTTTAAAATTACCTTTACCTGCACCTCCTGTGTTTTCAGCTGTAGTTGGGGTATTCGGTGTGTATTTTTGGTGGTATCGTTTTAGACTGGATTACAAAGTTAATTCAACATTAAAATTCCCTGGCGGAGAGTGA
- the deoC gene encoding deoxyribose-phosphate aldolase has translation MTQNVVRMIDHTLLKAEATKEEIVKLVEEAKEYLFASVCVNPTWVRTAAEMLAGTPEVKVCTVIGFPLGASTPETKAFETKNAIENGANEIDMVINIAALKDQQDELVERDIRAVVEAAKGKAIVKVIIETCLLTKEEKVRACELSVKAGADFVKTSTGFSTGGATVEDIRLMRETVGPEIGVKASGGVRSREDALAMVEAGATRIGASSGVSISKGELSYSNY, from the coding sequence ATGACACAAAATGTCGTAAGAATGATTGATCATACATTATTAAAAGCTGAAGCAACAAAAGAAGAGATTGTTAAATTAGTAGAAGAAGCAAAAGAATATTTATTTGCATCCGTGTGTGTAAACCCTACTTGGGTTCGTACAGCAGCAGAAATGCTTGCAGGCACTCCAGAAGTAAAAGTATGTACTGTGATTGGTTTCCCACTGGGAGCATCTACTCCAGAAACAAAAGCATTTGAAACAAAGAATGCTATTGAAAATGGAGCAAATGAAATTGATATGGTCATCAACATTGCTGCGCTTAAAGATCAGCAAGATGAGTTGGTTGAGAGAGATATTCGTGCGGTTGTTGAAGCAGCAAAAGGGAAAGCTATCGTAAAGGTCATCATTGAAACCTGTTTGTTAACAAAAGAAGAAAAGGTACGAGCATGTGAGCTATCTGTTAAAGCAGGAGCAGATTTTGTGAAAACATCTACAGGGTTTTCAACAGGTGGAGCAACCGTGGAAGATATCCGTCTTATGAGAGAAACAGTAGGTCCAGAAATCGGTGTAAAGGCATCTGGTGGTGTCCGCAGTCGTGAAGATGCGTTAGCAATGGTGGAAGCAGGAGCTACTCGAATTGGAGCAAGTTCTGGTGTGTCAATTAGTAAAGGTGAGCTTTCTTATAGTAATTATTAA
- a CDS encoding sugar-binding transcriptional regulator: MQVDKEKISKVIEAAKLYYLLDYNQNEIAKMLGVSRPTVSRLLQQAKSDGIVQINIMDPTEDVENLGKQLEKRFNLKKAVVASIPQYDDHIIKNYLGEKAAAYLDVIVKDDDIIGVTWGTTIYHVATELKQKFVKNVKVVQLKGGVSYAETNTYASEILYLFGKAYNTAPHNLPLPAIVDHVVVKQAMEADRHIRKILELGKQANIALFTLGPIKTDSLLFQLGYFTESDLESLYGKAVGDICSRFFDKNGEICNESLNERTLGVNLDELRKKEYSILVAGGPNKIDGIYGALKGKYANVLITDQFTAKFLLDK; encoded by the coding sequence ATGCAGGTGGATAAAGAAAAGATAAGTAAGGTCATTGAAGCAGCTAAATTATATTATTTATTGGATTATAATCAGAATGAAATTGCAAAAATGTTGGGCGTGTCCCGTCCAACTGTTTCTAGATTACTACAACAAGCGAAAAGTGATGGAATTGTTCAAATTAATATAATGGACCCTACTGAGGATGTTGAAAATTTAGGCAAGCAATTAGAAAAACGATTTAATTTAAAGAAAGCTGTGGTAGCTTCCATTCCTCAGTATGATGATCATATTATTAAAAATTATCTGGGCGAAAAAGCAGCGGCGTATCTTGATGTAATAGTCAAGGATGATGACATAATCGGGGTCACCTGGGGTACAACCATTTATCATGTTGCCACAGAATTGAAACAGAAGTTTGTAAAAAATGTAAAGGTCGTTCAATTAAAAGGTGGAGTAAGTTACGCTGAAACAAATACGTATGCTTCTGAAATCTTATATCTATTCGGGAAGGCCTATAATACAGCCCCCCACAATCTTCCATTACCAGCTATTGTAGACCATGTAGTTGTCAAACAAGCAATGGAAGCTGACCGCCATATTCGAAAGATTCTTGAATTAGGAAAGCAAGCGAATATTGCCTTATTTACATTGGGGCCCATAAAAACAGATTCATTACTATTCCAATTGGGCTATTTTACTGAGAGCGACTTGGAATCACTGTATGGGAAGGCGGTCGGAGATATTTGTTCTCGTTTCTTTGATAAGAATGGGGAAATCTGTAATGAAAGCTTAAATGAAAGAACGCTTGGAGTTAATCTTGATGAGCTACGGAAGAAGGAGTATTCCATTCTTGTTGCTGGGGGACCAAATAAAATAGATGGAATATACGGGGCATTAAAAGGAAAATATGCAAATGTTCTCATTACGGATCAATTTACAGCTAAATTCCTACTCGATAAGTAA
- a CDS encoding MMPL family transporter, whose product MEKLGGLLYAYRKSVLLGWIIAIVFFGIFVSKLPSVLSGNGFEYKGEYSQTRKLLERDFGHAKSSIILVFEKDPTVSKEVFQEFIQDTYKNLNDFKAATQKTSPLERDGMIKENVAYGLLSFNQKAESLGNEIHQLKGILPTKKGLKVTMTGEPIIVQDLNVASQEDLAKAEMIGLPIALIVLILAFGGLVAASLPIIIGIVSILTTMGTVYFFSYNADLSIFILNIVPMIGLALSIDFALLFINRYKEEVETKSVQEAIKITFVTAGRSIIFSGLCVFIGLSGLWFIKIDIFQNVALGGMTVVFISAFCALTFLPALLALIGKNINKLSVLRVSNHKRSIWHSFAKFVMRRPFLMTGSALVILLIGLIPVKQMILAIPGTESLPPKYPSRVALETFKDQFIAEEKRDEKKVTLVLESKGNILETHNLEKVSQVIQKFEKDPLVNTVDSPFSVTGVSDNVQLQQFLAHGDERKVAPILDYFIRDNKMLLEVYLKTGEHSSKARQWVRKWSNKDLGMQASFGGPIKFEEEIFSEIFQKAPYGLLLIVVSTFFILMAAFRSLLIPIKAILMNILSLGCTFGILVWIFQQGHLGVEPVEIALILPVFVFTLVFGLSMDYEVFLISRIQEFYLKTGDNNEATILGLTYTSKIITSAAAIMIVVTGAFAFTGVMPVKQLGVGIAIAIFIDATIVRMVLVPALMKLLGDWNWWFFGLNKNKQLKQRKKPA is encoded by the coding sequence ATGGAAAAATTAGGAGGACTTCTATATGCCTATAGAAAATCGGTCCTATTAGGATGGATCATAGCCATTGTCTTTTTTGGCATTTTCGTCTCAAAATTGCCCTCTGTTTTAAGCGGAAATGGATTTGAATATAAAGGTGAATATAGTCAAACAAGAAAACTGCTTGAAAGAGATTTCGGCCATGCTAAATCCTCTATCATCCTTGTTTTTGAAAAGGATCCAACTGTCAGTAAAGAAGTCTTTCAAGAATTCATCCAAGACACTTATAAAAATTTAAATGACTTTAAAGCTGCCACGCAGAAGACGTCTCCCTTAGAAAGAGATGGGATGATAAAAGAAAATGTAGCTTATGGTCTTCTGTCATTTAACCAAAAAGCAGAAAGTCTTGGAAATGAGATTCATCAACTAAAAGGTATCCTCCCCACTAAAAAGGGCTTAAAGGTCACAATGACCGGTGAACCCATTATTGTTCAGGATCTGAATGTGGCGAGTCAAGAAGATTTGGCAAAAGCTGAAATGATTGGACTTCCTATTGCCTTAATCGTGCTAATACTTGCTTTTGGTGGTCTCGTTGCAGCTTCATTACCGATTATCATCGGGATCGTCTCCATCTTAACCACTATGGGAACGGTCTATTTCTTTAGTTACAATGCAGATTTATCCATTTTTATATTAAATATCGTTCCCATGATTGGACTTGCCTTGAGTATCGATTTCGCTTTATTGTTTATCAACCGATACAAGGAAGAAGTAGAAACTAAATCCGTTCAAGAGGCTATTAAGATTACATTTGTTACTGCTGGACGGTCGATTATCTTTTCGGGATTGTGTGTGTTCATTGGATTGTCAGGCCTTTGGTTTATAAAAATTGATATTTTTCAAAATGTTGCCCTTGGCGGCATGACGGTTGTATTTATTTCTGCTTTTTGCGCGTTAACGTTCCTTCCTGCCCTACTGGCCTTAATAGGAAAGAATATAAATAAACTAAGCGTGCTACGGGTATCTAACCACAAAAGAAGTATTTGGCATAGCTTTGCAAAATTTGTCATGAGACGCCCTTTTCTTATGACGGGTTCAGCACTTGTTATTCTTTTAATTGGATTGATTCCAGTGAAACAAATGATATTGGCCATTCCTGGGACAGAATCCCTTCCTCCAAAATACCCTTCAAGGGTAGCTTTAGAAACCTTTAAAGACCAATTCATTGCAGAAGAAAAGCGGGATGAGAAAAAAGTGACGCTAGTGCTTGAATCTAAAGGAAACATTCTTGAAACTCACAATTTAGAAAAGGTGAGCCAAGTGATACAAAAATTTGAAAAGGATCCTCTTGTCAATACAGTAGATTCACCTTTTTCAGTCACTGGTGTTTCGGATAATGTTCAACTTCAGCAGTTTCTTGCCCATGGGGATGAAAGGAAAGTAGCCCCAATCTTAGACTATTTTATAAGAGATAATAAAATGCTGTTAGAAGTGTACTTAAAAACAGGTGAGCATTCATCAAAAGCTCGGCAATGGGTACGTAAATGGTCAAACAAGGATTTAGGAATGCAGGCCTCATTTGGTGGTCCGATTAAATTCGAGGAGGAAATATTCTCTGAAATCTTTCAAAAAGCTCCCTATGGATTACTATTAATTGTCGTATCAACTTTCTTTATTCTAATGGCCGCGTTCCGTTCGCTCCTTATCCCAATCAAAGCAATACTAATGAATATTTTAAGTCTTGGTTGTACGTTTGGGATTCTTGTGTGGATTTTCCAGCAAGGGCATTTGGGAGTAGAACCCGTGGAAATTGCCTTAATTTTACCGGTATTTGTTTTCACTCTTGTTTTCGGTCTTTCCATGGATTATGAAGTTTTTTTAATCTCAAGGATTCAGGAGTTTTATTTAAAGACAGGTGACAATAATGAGGCAACCATTTTAGGGTTGACTTACACAAGTAAGATTATTACTTCTGCAGCAGCCATCATGATTGTTGTAACTGGAGCGTTTGCCTTTACTGGAGTTATGCCTGTGAAGCAATTGGGAGTAGGAATTGCTATCGCCATTTTTATTGATGCTACGATTGTAAGGATGGTGTTAGTTCCTGCCTTAATGAAGTTATTAGGGGATTGGAATTGGTGGTTTTTTGGGTTAAATAAGAATAAACAGTTGAAGCAAAGGAAAAAGCCAGCCTAG
- a CDS encoding cupin domain-containing protein produces MEKNSVKSYMEYSEERFTKRVMYKKGETTAFVLNFLPGQQLPIHKHPGTEVYIFVVTGTGTIVIDGEETEVSEADLIHVNSDEEMSFKNNGNEPVSLYVVLSKYPNENYAKNI; encoded by the coding sequence ATGGAAAAGAATTCAGTTAAGTCATATATGGAATATAGTGAAGAGCGATTTACCAAAAGAGTTATGTATAAAAAAGGTGAAACCACAGCTTTCGTTCTAAACTTCCTGCCAGGTCAACAGCTCCCTATTCATAAGCATCCAGGTACCGAAGTATACATCTTTGTCGTAACAGGAACGGGGACGATTGTCATTGATGGGGAAGAAACTGAAGTGTCCGAAGCAGACTTAATCCATGTAAATAGTGATGAAGAAATGTCTTTTAAAAATAACGGCAATGAGCCAGTAAGCTTGTATGTGGTATTAAGCAAATATCCTAACGAAAATTACGCTAAAAATATATAA
- a CDS encoding 2-oxoacid:acceptor oxidoreductase family protein produces the protein MLEEIIIAGFGGQGVMSMGQLIAYAGMLEGKGVSWLPSYGPEQRGGTANCAVVVSDEPVGSPLVTKPTTAIVLNNPSFDKFEPRVRSGGLLILNSSLVVRTSERKEIQTIEINATDLANDLGNSRVANMILLGAFLERTKIVSEEAIIESLKKVLSTEKHHLIEINEQALKKGASLVEVKIS, from the coding sequence ATGTTAGAAGAAATTATTATTGCTGGCTTTGGTGGTCAGGGTGTCATGTCAATGGGGCAGCTCATTGCTTACGCTGGAATGCTTGAAGGGAAAGGTGTTTCATGGCTTCCCTCCTATGGACCTGAGCAAAGGGGTGGGACAGCGAATTGTGCGGTCGTTGTCAGTGATGAACCAGTAGGATCCCCACTTGTTACTAAACCAACTACAGCGATCGTTTTGAATAATCCTTCCTTCGATAAGTTTGAGCCGCGAGTTCGTTCGGGAGGGCTTTTAATTCTAAATTCTTCATTGGTAGTCAGGACTTCGGAGCGTAAGGAGATTCAAACGATTGAAATCAATGCAACAGACCTCGCTAATGATTTAGGAAATTCTCGGGTGGCTAATATGATTTTGTTAGGAGCTTTTCTAGAGCGGACCAAAATTGTTTCGGAGGAAGCAATTATTGAATCTTTAAAGAAAGTCCTATCAACAGAAAAACATCATCTAATAGAAATTAATGAGCAGGCATTGAAAAAGGGCGCATCCCTTGTGGAGGTCAAAATTTCTTAA
- a CDS encoding thiamine pyrophosphate-dependent enzyme produces MTMKTVFRKTNGLTDKPTHYCPGCTHGVIHRLVGEVLEEMDILEDTIGVASVGCSVLSYEYFNCDMTQSAHGRAPAVATGIKRVLSDRFVFTYQGDGDLASIGISEVIHAAARGEKITVIFVNNAIYGMTGGQMAPTTLIGQKTATTPYGRTESVQGLPIRVSEMIATLDGAAYIERVSSHDVPHILKAKKAIRKAFETQKKGLGFSMIEVLSTCPTNWGLAPHESLDWVKDNMIPAYPLGVFKNKEGGN; encoded by the coding sequence ATGACAATGAAAACGGTTTTTAGGAAAACGAACGGGCTGACTGATAAACCTACTCATTATTGCCCTGGATGTACACATGGTGTTATTCATCGCCTTGTGGGTGAGGTACTAGAAGAAATGGATATTCTTGAAGATACGATTGGTGTCGCATCTGTGGGTTGTTCAGTGTTATCGTATGAATATTTTAATTGTGATATGACACAGTCTGCACATGGCCGTGCACCTGCGGTAGCAACGGGAATAAAGCGTGTACTCTCTGATCGATTTGTGTTTACCTATCAGGGCGACGGAGATCTGGCCTCCATTGGTATAAGTGAAGTCATTCATGCTGCAGCAAGGGGTGAGAAAATAACTGTCATTTTTGTCAATAATGCAATTTACGGTATGACTGGTGGGCAAATGGCCCCAACAACCTTAATTGGACAAAAAACAGCGACCACACCGTATGGAAGAACAGAAAGTGTGCAGGGTTTGCCCATTCGAGTATCAGAAATGATTGCAACTCTTGATGGAGCTGCTTATATTGAGCGAGTTTCTTCACATGACGTTCCACATATATTGAAAGCTAAAAAGGCGATTCGAAAGGCATTTGAAACACAAAAGAAAGGGTTAGGCTTTTCAATGATTGAAGTGTTATCAACATGCCCAACTAACTGGGGACTTGCCCCTCATGAATCTCTTGATTGGGTAAAAGACAATATGATTCCTGCTTATCCTCTCGGAGTATTTAAAAATAAAGAGGGAGGGAATTAA
- a CDS encoding 3-methyl-2-oxobutanoate dehydrogenase subunit VorB has protein sequence MGKVLMKGNEVIAEAAVHAGCKYFFGYPITPQSELVAYMARRLPEVGGVFLQAESEIAAINMVYGAAGTGVRVMTSSSSPGFSLKQEGISYLVGSELPAVICNIVRGGPGLGNIQPAQSDYFQVTKGGGHGDYNIPVLAPASLQEIVELTQDAFDIADRYRTPVILMGDGMLGQMMEPVEFREREKALIDEKEWATTGTRGDGGPKIITSLELDAESLEQRNWKLQKKFATIKENEVRFETYQVDDADYIMVAYGTVARIAMNSINQARQKGVKVGLIRPISLWPFPEKPFIETRDQVKAFISVEMSAGQMIEDVRLAVNGHAPVDFFGRTGGVVPTQEEIYEKIMTVAGGVNV, from the coding sequence ATGGGGAAAGTGTTAATGAAGGGGAATGAAGTCATAGCGGAAGCAGCCGTCCATGCTGGTTGTAAATACTTTTTTGGCTATCCCATTACACCACAAAGTGAACTTGTTGCCTATATGGCAAGAAGACTACCCGAGGTAGGCGGAGTGTTTCTTCAAGCAGAGAGTGAAATCGCGGCCATCAATATGGTGTATGGGGCAGCAGGGACCGGTGTAAGGGTGATGACTTCCTCTTCCAGCCCAGGCTTCAGTTTAAAACAAGAAGGAATATCCTATTTAGTCGGTTCTGAGCTTCCTGCGGTGATTTGTAATATCGTTCGCGGGGGTCCTGGTTTAGGGAATATCCAGCCTGCCCAATCAGATTATTTTCAAGTGACCAAAGGTGGGGGACATGGCGATTATAATATCCCTGTATTGGCACCAGCAAGCCTGCAGGAAATTGTTGAACTAACTCAGGATGCCTTTGATATTGCTGACCGTTACCGAACCCCGGTTATTTTAATGGGTGATGGCATGCTGGGGCAAATGATGGAGCCAGTGGAATTTAGAGAACGTGAAAAAGCGCTTATAGACGAAAAAGAGTGGGCTACCACCGGTACACGTGGAGACGGAGGGCCAAAGATTATCACTTCTCTTGAACTAGATGCAGAAAGTCTTGAACAACGTAATTGGAAGCTTCAGAAGAAGTTTGCCACAATCAAAGAAAATGAAGTCAGATTTGAAACTTATCAAGTTGACGATGCTGACTATATCATGGTTGCCTATGGAACTGTTGCGAGGATTGCGATGAATAGCATTAATCAAGCAAGACAAAAAGGAGTTAAAGTTGGCTTAATTAGACCCATTTCCCTTTGGCCATTCCCAGAAAAGCCATTTATCGAAACAAGAGACCAGGTGAAAGCTTTTATTTCAGTAGAAATGAGCGCAGGTCAAATGATTGAGGATGTTCGTCTAGCAGTAAATGGTCATGCACCTGTTGACTTCTTTGGCAGGACCGGAGGGGTAGTACCGACACAAGAAGAAATTTACGAAAAGATTATGACGGTTGCCGGGGGTGTGAACGTATGA
- a CDS encoding 4Fe-4S dicluster domain-containing protein has protein sequence MEKRVVFNEEMCKSCSLCVQVCPTNVIFLSDYLNGKGYRPAAVVDQEHCISCAKCAQICPDSVIAVYRPVKILQTV, from the coding sequence AAGGGTAGTTTTTAATGAAGAAATGTGTAAGTCCTGTAGTTTATGTGTGCAGGTTTGTCCCACTAACGTTATTTTTCTTTCAGACTATTTAAATGGAAAAGGATATCGGCCAGCAGCAGTTGTTGACCAGGAGCATTGTATTAGCTGTGCGAAGTGTGCACAAATCTGTCCTGATTCTGTCATAGCCGTGTATAGACCAGTAAAAATCTTGCAAACAGTGTGA